Part of the Streptomyces sp. NBC_01264 genome, TGCGGCCGATGACCCGCTCCAGCGCCCGGCACGCCGCGACGCTCGCGGCGTCGGGGACCCGCATCATCCGGTCGATGGCCCCGGGGACGAAGCTCGGCTCCATCCGGGGACGGCCGATGCCCTCGATGCGGGAGCCGCATTCGCTCGTCGCGTGCGGGTCGCCCTGCGTCCAGCCGTCGAAGAAGCAGGAGTTCTCCGGGTCCGGGACGCAGATCCGGGTGTCGTGCTGCATGTAGTGCACGTAGCGGGCGATCGTCGCGGAGGTGCCGCCGGTGCCGGCCGTGGCCACGATCCAGGTGGGCTCTGGGTAGCGCTCCAACCGCAGCTGCTGGTACATCGATTCGGCGATGTTGTTGTTGCCGCGCCAGTCCGTCGCGCGCTCCGCGTACGTGAACTGGTCCATGTAGTGACCGCCGGTGCGGGCGGCGAGCTCGGCCGACTCCTCGTAGATCTTCATCGCTTCGTCGACGAAGTGGCACTCGCCGCCGTGGAACTCGATGAGCCGGCACTTCTCGGGGCTCGTCGTCCGCGGCATGACCGCGATGAACGGGACGCCGATCAGCTTGGCGAAGTACGCCTCCGAGACCGCGGTGGACCCCGACGAGGCCTCGATGACGGGGCGGCCGGGGCGGACCCAGCCGTTGCAGAGGGCGTACAGGAACAAGGAGCGTGCGAGACGGTGCTTGAGGGAGCCCGTCGGGTGGGTGGACTCGTCCTTCAGGTAGAGGTCGATGCCCCAGGCCTCGGGGAGCGGGAAGCGCAGCAGATGGGTGTCGGCGGAGCGGTTCGCGTCCGCCTGCACCTTGCGCACGGCCTCTTTCAGCCAGGCGCGGTAGTCCGCGTCGCTGTGGTCGACGTCGATGGTAGTGGCGGTCGTACCGGTGGTGGTGCTCATGCGCCGTGCTCCTTCGTACTTCCCGATGTCCCGAGTGCGCGCCGGGCGTCGCCGCGCACCGCCCGCTTTCGAAATGTACCCCGCCCACCTGCACAAACGGTCACTTTGGGTATCTATGCGAATCGCTTTCGATCGCGTTCGGTTGCACACCGGGCCACAGTGGGTGACCCTGGGGAGGTGTCACCGAGGGTGCAGCACCCGTAACACTGATGTCGGGGAGTCGCAGCCGTGATCAGTCATTCCCGCAGGCACTGCGTCGTCGAACTGCAGGCCCTGCCCTTGCGGATCGGACAGATCCGCCGAATCGTTTCGGCGCAACTGCGCCACTGGCAGCTCGATCCGCTCATAGACCGGGCTGCGCTCGGCGTGACGGAGCTGCTCAGCAACGTCCACCGCCATGCGCAGCCGGACAAGACCTGCACGGTCGAGATCGAGCTGCGCCTCGGTCGGCTGACCGTGTCCGTCTACGACAGCGATCCCCGGCTTCCGCAGCTGAGGCACTCGGCGGCGACGGCCGGGGCCCCGCGCCCCGCGGAGGGTTCACCGATCGACGCCCTGGAGACCTCCGGCCGCGGGCTCGCGCTCGTGGAGGCGCTCAGCGAGGCGTGGGGAGCCCGGCAGCAGGACGACAGCCCGGGCAAGGTCGTGTGGTTCTCGCTGCGCGCCGCCCCCGGCCCGGCCGCACCGGAGCGCCACCCGGTGCTCCTCACCGAGAAGCCGGAGCACCGGACCGCGAAGAAGGCCGTACGGGAGCCCGCGCCGGCCCCGCCCGTCGCCGCACCCCCCGAGCCGGTCTCCGCCGGCCTGTCGGTGACCGCCTCGGTCGGCGCCCGGCCCGGGTAGTCCCCGGTCGCCGAAGCCGCCCGGAGCCGCGGGAACAGCGGTCAGGCCGCCGCGCCCAGGGTCCCCAGCGGGTCGTCCAGCACCGGCTGCCACGCCAGCTCCGCGGCGCCGACCAGGCTGTTGTGGTCGAGCGTGCAGGGCAGGATCGGCACGCCGCCGCTGCGGCCCCACAGGCTGCGGTCCGCGACCACCGCGCGCAGCCGCTCGGGGTCGGCGTAGAGCAGCTCGCGGTGGAGTCCGCCGAGGATGATCCGGTCCGGATTCAGGATGTTGACCAGGCCCGCGAGGCCCAGGCCGAGCCGGTCGATGAGCTCCTCCGTAGCGGCCCGTACCCCCGGGTCCGCGGACTCCCCGCGGAGCAGGTCGCGGGCCTGCTGGAGCAGGGACACCTCGGGGCCCGGGGTGCGCCCGGCGGCGG contains:
- a CDS encoding PLP-dependent cysteine synthase family protein, whose product is MSTTTGTTATTIDVDHSDADYRAWLKEAVRKVQADANRSADTHLLRFPLPEAWGIDLYLKDESTHPTGSLKHRLARSLFLYALCNGWVRPGRPVIEASSGSTAVSEAYFAKLIGVPFIAVMPRTTSPEKCRLIEFHGGECHFVDEAMKIYEESAELAARTGGHYMDQFTYAERATDWRGNNNIAESMYQQLRLERYPEPTWIVATAGTGGTSATIARYVHYMQHDTRICVPDPENSCFFDGWTQGDPHATSECGSRIEGIGRPRMEPSFVPGAIDRMMRVPDAASVAACRALERVIGRKAGGSTGTGVWSALKIISEMVAEGRTGSVVTLLCDGGERYLDKYYSDAWLAEQGLDIAPYARTLDTMLETGVWSEPIG
- a CDS encoding ATP-binding protein, which translates into the protein MISHSRRHCVVELQALPLRIGQIRRIVSAQLRHWQLDPLIDRAALGVTELLSNVHRHAQPDKTCTVEIELRLGRLTVSVYDSDPRLPQLRHSAATAGAPRPAEGSPIDALETSGRGLALVEALSEAWGARQQDDSPGKVVWFSLRAAPGPAAPERHPVLLTEKPEHRTAKKAVREPAPAPPVAAPPEPVSAGLSVTASVGARPG